AGAAGAAGGGCTGGATCTTGCCCTTGAGCGTAGCTATGATTGCATTGTTCTCGATGTCCTCCTGCCCGGCATGAACGGTTATGAGTTCTGCCGCTTTCTGAGAGAAGAGATGAAGTCCGATGTCCCAATAATAATAATCACCGCACTTGGCGAAGTTGACAACAGGATTGAAGGACTGGAGATCGGAGCAGATGATTACGTGCCCAAACCGTTCGATCTGCGTGAGCTGGAAGCCAGAGTTAAAGCTCTTGTAAGACGTAATCAGCGTAAGGTAGAGCCGATACTTCAGTACGGTCCTCTCAGTTACGATTCGAGAAAGGAGGTCTTCACCTGCTCCGGGGGAAGACTGGACCTAACCTCAAGAGAGGTTTCAATCCTCGCGCTGCTCTTTCGCAACCCGGGAACCGTCTTCTCCAGAGAGGAAATTACCGACAAGATCTGGGAAACAGGCTTTGAACCGCGCAGCAATATTGTTGATGTCTATATTAACTACATAAGACGCAAGTTGGAGTCGGCTGGGATGTATGACGTAATCGAAACGGTTCCGGGAAAGGGGTACAGATTCAGGAGCTTGGCAGATGACGGTTAAGGGAAAGATCTCACTGCTTTACCTTGTG
The nucleotide sequence above comes from Mesotoga sp. BH458_6_3_2_1. Encoded proteins:
- a CDS encoding response regulator transcription factor, giving the protein MKLLIVEDEKRLLDNVVSFFERSGFLVDASQNAEEGLDLALERSYDCIVLDVLLPGMNGYEFCRFLREEMKSDVPIIIITALGEVDNRIEGLEIGADDYVPKPFDLRELEARVKALVRRNQRKVEPILQYGPLSYDSRKEVFTCSGGRLDLTSREVSILALLFRNPGTVFSREEITDKIWETGFEPRSNIVDVYINYIRRKLESAGMYDVIETVPGKGYRFRSLADDG